Genomic DNA from Triticum dicoccoides isolate Atlit2015 ecotype Zavitan chromosome 4B, WEW_v2.0, whole genome shotgun sequence:
GCACCCGATCCAGACCCAACCGGCGGGCCGACACCGTACCTAGACGACGATAGACCAAGCTTCTCCCGTTCAGTATTTTTGCGCAATGGTTTTCGCTGTTGCACTGCACAGGTTGATTTTGAAACTTTGTTTTCTTGGAGAGGAAAGAAAAAACATCAGCCTGCTAAGAATGTTGTGGAAAAAATCCAGTTAGATAATCTCTAACTTGATGCAATAAATGCGAGTACCTCATATTTCCTTCTCTAGATCGATAAAAACCATGCAAAAGAAATCGTACGTCCTATGCAAATTGCTATAGCCTCGCTtcgtcgtcggagatgtccacGACATCGGCGTCGGGTGCCGGTTAGATGGGCGCGTAGCAGGGCTCCGGCTCTTCCTCCCGCAGATCCGCGTCCCCAGCGTCCCTCAcgtccacctcgtcctcctcctcctgctccatgCCCTTCCCGTCTTACTCCAAGGCCTCCTCCAGATCAACCGCGTCACAAGGTAGCCCCGCGACGATCCGGGAATCGCGTCTTGCCCCGATCTGGCCAATGAGTTGCGGCCGACACTCCGCCATTAGATATGGGTAGCTCCTTACCCGGCGGCGTGGCGGCATGTCTACTGGTGGTGGCGGACGGCGTGTGAAaagtggtggtggcggcggagggGAGGGGGAAAATGATGATGGATAAGGTTTCGGTGCTGGCGGTCCGCTTAAATAGCCGGGCTAGGGCACTACGTGGGGAGCGGCGCCACACGATGCCGGAGGAGACGGACTTCGGACCGCTGGGTTTCGGAGTGTTTTACCGTGGGACCCATCGTCAGTCCGATGTGGCGGACCCGCCCGGAcctccccatatccgccccatatttgggttgGATAAAAAGGGTGTCGATTAGTCCGGgtgtttgaggcccgtttgaggcgcTCGTCTGAGTCATTTTCTTGCCGGGTCACTGACTGGACCATCCGACCGGACGTTTGAAATGGGTTTGGAGTGCCCGGCCTAGATGCTCTTAGGTCCATCAATCAAATCCACCAATAATCACAGGTAGGGCCAACTTCCTTGACTGTGAACGTACGTGGAGGATGTCCCGTTTATGTCCAGGTTTTCTCGCTACTACATTGACATGTCCTCCACCAGGCTAGCTAGCAATCTATGGCGCGCGCACTAGAAAGATGCTGGGAAGTgttccaaaaaaaaaaaaagctGGGAATATTTACATACTTTTCAGAAGAAACCTGCTCGCTTTTGAGCCGCCCATCATCTGATGTGATCTGTGTTTAGTTTAATTTGCACGCACTTTGGACGGCGACGTACGGCCCGACACCAccttaattaaattaaactaaataCAATGATATTTGACCTGTTTAATTCAGCGTGAATTGATTTGAATAATGTCTCCATCGTTTTCGCGCTGAGCCTTGACACTTGTCTCTTTCCTTCTCTGCAGGAGCACTAGCGTTTAGCTTGTACCGACAGATAGATGACGCATTCGACCTGCCAAGCCATGATCCCGAATCACGCCACTTCTTTTCTTTGAACGTTTGAATCAGATTTTAAAATTCATGAAGGCTCTGTTTGAGCAGCATGCAGCATGTCAACTACTAGTTTGCTACAGCGGCTGCCAGTCAGACAGAATATTTCCATTCTTCGTCTTCAAATAGTGTTCTAGTACTATTTTTTTTTCACCcgcaaaaaatagtactactagtataaGTAGGAGAATATATTCCGTTGCGTGCATGTTTATTTCGAGCAGCTGGATAGAGTACGTCAAGCCAGGCCGATGACATAAAGCTGTTGCCGATATGACCTAGCAGGTACGTACAAATTGGATCAAATGCCCTGGCAAGTTCCTTTCAACTGTCGGCTAGCCCTAACCGGAAACGAGGCTCGAAAAGTTGATGTCCCGGCTTCCATCGGATCAGTGAAGATAACTATCGGCTGTGCCGAACTTTTGGCACTGTATTTTTTGTGATGAGAATGAGCAAACTACGTACTATAGTTTATATGTGGTAGCTATGATTACTGTCCTTTTGGATGTGCTGTTTGCATCGGTTGGTTTTGGTGCATTTCCTTGGAATATATCCAAGATCAAGGAAGAAGAGCCAaaaccgcatgcatgcatgcatgcatggacggGTCAACTAACAAAAAAGAGCCCGGGACTGGTGATAGATGGCCCCCTGGGGTCCGTAGGCTCAGTATTTTGCATAATGGTTTCACTGTTGCACTGCAAATATGTTGAAACGTTTACCTTCTTCGAGAGAGAATAAATATTATCCCTTGATTTGTTTATTTTCTGCGGTGGCTTGTTTTGAAAAGTTGACGACAACTCGAGAAAGATCATAGTAAAGAAAAACTCCGAAGTACGACTCGAGAAAGATCAATTCTAACCTTGTATAGGGAAATATGTTGGAGCGCCATATTGAACGGAAAAGGGAAATAATGCATTGTAGGGCAACTATAACGCCGGATCACCCAATCACTTATAAATGTCCGGACCGGACAATTCGGACACTTTTGGCCATCCAACAGAAGTCACCAAAGTGGACCTGTCCGAATGTCCGAAATCGCACANNNNNNNNNNNNNNNNNNNNNNNNNNNNNNNNNNNNNNNNNNNNNNNNNNNNNNNNNNNNNNNNNNNNNNNNNNNNNNNNNNNNNNNNNNNNNNNNNNNNNNNNNNNNNNNNNNNNNNNNNNNNNNNNNNNNNNNNNNNNNNNNNNNNNNNNNNNNNNNNNNNNNNNNNNNNNNNNNNNNNNNNNNNNNNNCTTGTGCAACAGTTGCCACACTTTGCCTCTTTTTCCGACCGATCCGTGTGGCCTACAATGAGCCATAACACGCGATATGAATTTGAACCATGTGGTGGGATGGCCTCCATCCCTATTGATGTGCGCACGGACATTTGGTGGTGCCCGGTAGGGTGAACCGTGTTGGCGTTGCCCTTAATCTATGCACCCTCCATTCCGTTCTACGAGGTGTGCTAATTTTCAAATGTTAGATGTTTCTATCTTTGACCAAGCTTTAGTATCTGTTATGGTTACCTAAAAGCTTGACATTTCGAAGATATATTCGTAATGCCACACCATGTACTATATATAAAATCTGCCATCTAATTATGAAATTTAGAAATAACGCATCTTATTCTAGATACAACTCTTAGCACAAACAGAGAGAAATAAGATAACTCGCACTTGTACTCTCACAAAATACATTAAATGCGAGTCTTTTCAAATACAACAATAAGGTATAAACACATGTATTTAGTGATATAGTGCCTTGAGAGTACTTTTACATTAATTCCATCCGATAGGCCTACTAGATATTTTACATGAGACAAAAGTGTTGAGCTACTTGAGGTTTTAGAATCAGTTAGAGGTTCACACAATTCAACGGATCATCCACAAACCACACAATTTGATTATTTTTGCCAACATCAAGAATGATACCAGGCAATTAAGAGTGCAAAGCACTGAAGGAATGTCATTCTCAGGGAGGTAGTGACAATTGCGCTTGCACTTTCTTTTTAAACATATGTGTATATCCTTCTTACTTAATAGATGAGATAATTTTTTTGCCTTAATTCAAAATTTTGTTACCTAAGTGAAAATTTGATGTGACATATGACTAAGTAATACATATATAATATGAATGGCTATATGGTTTTGGCTATTAATTTAGTTATATTTTCCCTTGTTTCTATTTCTCTTTTCCCTTATTTACTCTTTTTTTTCTTGGATTAGGGGTAGATGTTAGCTCTTGCATGAGATTCCATTCCTTTCATTTTTTTTCCTTGTACGTATCTCTCTTCCACATATGCACATAGGTACGATTGCCATGTAAACTGACTTACAACTCCTATTATACTTGCTCCAATGGATATTTGTATGCGATATTGAACTATTCAAGGTTTACACAGTTATCTAGATTAGTAGAATTCAATTGAAAGTACATGTCGGTTAAATAAAAGTATTTGCATGACTGATATTCCCCAAAGGAGATATCATCTATATCTTCTACATACACAGCGACACGTCGTCAGCACTCGCCACTGCTTTCTCATTTTCTCACCTCGATTCCACTCACATGGCTATATCCAACATTACAAATCTTTCTTGGAGGACTCATGCATTACTCCCACAAAACACATTAAATGAGAGTTCTCAAAGATACAACACTGAAGATATGTCTACACTCATATTTAATGCAAAGATTATAATGCATATACAATTCCAACACATAGACACTGGAGTATCTTAAATTGTATCACATGCATTAAACATATGTTCAGATATAAGTATAACTTGTCTAAATGATTTGTATATTTTACCAAAAATATGATTTGTATCTTACCGTCAAGTATTTAAAAGATCTCTCATTTAATATACATGCTTGCCATAGAAAATATAAAGTTGCAATAGAAAATGTTAGCTTCCATACTATTTCCAGTGAACGTTGACTAGATAACATTTCACTAAAATCAAATGCTGGGTTCACACAATTCAATCTATCTATATGAGTATGTCTGCATGGTAGCTCTTGGGTCAAAGTGATTTTTGGAGTATGCAACGAATGAATCAATGAAAGGTTACGCTCGCCGATGCCTTTCTTCCCTCCCGGCTCGGCCACCGCTCCCACTCCCAACCACCTATATATACCCACGACGGCCACGTCTCTCCCAAACAAGCCAGCACGCCCCTCGTCTCCTCTTCCACCAGAGTCCCACGGCTCGCCGGGAGGGACGCCGGAGATGCTGCTGCACAGGCACAAGTTCCCGCTCCTCTGCTGCGGCTGCGGTGGCGATGGCGTCGCTACCGGCGTCGGCCCGCGAGGCGCGGCCATCAACGACACCAACGTCCAGCAGTCTGGCGGCAAGGGCGGAGCCAGGCAGCTGTCCTGGGCGCAGGTGGAGGCCATGACGTCGGGCTTCACGTCGGCCGTCGTCGGCGAGGGCGGCTTCAGCACCGTCTACCTCGCGCGCCTCGCCGGCTCCGGCTCCTCCCAGCTCGCCGCCGTCAAGGTGCACCGCAGCAGCGAGCGCCTGCGCCGCGCCTTCCGCCAGGAGCTGGACGCGCTGCTCCGCGTCCGCCACCCGCACATCGTCCGCCTCCTCGCCTTCTGCGACCAGCGCGACGAGggcgtgctcgtcctcgagttcgCGCCCAACGGCAGCCTGCACGACCACCTCCACGGCCGCGACGGCGACGGCAGCACCAAGGCCGCACCCGCGGCCACGATGCCGTGGGCGCGGCGTGCGGCCGTGGCGCTGCAGGTGGCCCGCGCGCTCGAGTACCTCCACGACCGGTGCGAGCCGCAGGTGGTGCACGGCGACGTCAAGGCCTCCAACGTGCTGCTCGACGCCGCCATGGGCGCCCGGCTCTGCGACTTCGGGTCCGCGCGCGCCGGGTTCTCGGCGTCGGCGGCCGTGGCCGCCCGCCCGCCGCGCGCCGTGCTCGGGTCGCCCGGCTACGTGGACCCGCACTACCTCCGCTCCGGCGTGCTCACCAAGAAGAGCGACGTGTACAGCCTCGGCGTGCTGCTGCTCGAGCTGCTCACCGGCACGCAGCCCTTCAGCGACGGCCGGCTCCTGACGTCCGCCGTCGCGCCGATGATCAAGGCCGGCTCGTGCTCGTGCGACGACGTGCGTAGGCTCGTCGACCAGAGGCTAGGGTCCCGGTACGACGCGGCCGAGGCGGCGACCGTGGCAACGCTGGCGGCGGCGTGCGTGGGTGACAACCCGGCGCTCCGGCCGTCCATGGCCGACGTGGTCCGGACCCTGGAGCAGATCTCGACCGCCGGGAGACGATCCGACGGCGTAACCAAGCCGTGAGCGGCGCGTGCGGGGTGATGAGGAGATAGAGACGATCGATGCCTCGACCCGATCGACGTGGCGAGCATCGTGACCGTAGGATGCTGTGTCATGGAGCGAATCCTCCTCCCACCCGCAAAGCAAAGCAATTGGGTTTGGTGAGGAGAAGAAAGCAAATAAAAATGGTTGGTTTCGACAGAGACTTGCCCTGAGAAAACTGAAATTATTAGGCTCTCATAGTAGGATTATAAATAAATTTTTGTGCAGCTTCAttgctttctttctttctgttCTCTTTTTTAATTAATCTCTGAGGTGATGATGAGATCTTGTACCTTTTAATCGAAACAATGAGATCTTGTACCTAATGTAGCCAGCGTAGTGGTCAGTGGGATCATTTTTAATAAAACATTCGGTCCAtgcaaagtactccctctgttctcaAATATTTATCTTTCTAGGCATTTTAAATGGACATAACATACAgatgcatgtagacatattttagagtgtagattcactcattttgctccgtatgtagtcacttgttgaaatctctagaaagacaaatatttagaaacagaaggagtaaaatacacataaacttttGTTTTCTTGAATCATACACCTAACCGAAAATGGTTGGACGCTGGCGTTTCCTTGATGAAAATGGGCAGAAATCTTGTCGTTTTTAATGACGAAATCCAAGGCAGGAAGCTTAATTTGTTCTGACGAacatgccttgatctctccacttgTAGGCAGAGAGAAACTCCATCCCTTAGAGCATCTATAACCAGACTTTGCAAATTCATCCTCTCAAACTCCCGCCGGGTGCGTTCGAACACATTAATCAGTCACTTCTCAAATATCTCTCCGCATTCGAACACCTCATATATAAAATCTTTAAaccatgcatataaaacatctacgtAGCACGTGCATCAACTAAATCATTGACAAACGCTACTTGTTGTCGGAAATGTCCACTACTACGTTCCGGGCTCCGGGTACATGGGGCAGACGCAACTTCGGCTCCTCCTATGCGTCcgcctgggccgccgcctccatctCCACGTCCAACTCGTTGAAGAGTGTGTCGGTCTCTGCCTGTTCTTACTGGAGGAAGCACCGGTTGGACTCCACATACATCTCATCCTGAATGGACTTTAGGATGATTGTTTGCTCCACCATCTCTGCCGCTTGGATGGTGGCGAACTCTGCCATGGCTCCCTCCATTATGAAGCCCGCAACCGGCGTCGGCTCCTCCTCTGGCTCCGCCATGTGCACCTCCTCCGGATACGCCCCCTCCATGGGCTCCAACTACTGCTCCTCCTCCGGCTCCGACTAGTCCGAAGACTGGCCTGTTGCAATCTGGATGGCGCACCTAGCCCGGATCTTCTCCTCAATCTGGAAGCGGCACTCCAACATTAGCATAGCGTAGGTGGTCTTCTTCTATGGGCCATGGCGGATGACGAGGGAAAAGGTAGATGAAGACGGAGAGGAATATGCTCGGGCTGGCGGCGGGAGGAGTGAGGAAATGGTTGTGGCTCGGGCTGGGGACGCCGGCCGGCTTAAATAGCCAGACTTTGGCCTCGGGCTGCGATTCGGAGCGGCGTCACGTGGCGTTCACACAGCCACTAGAGAAGACGTTCGTCAGACTGTTGGTTTTCCGGGCGGTTTCATGTAGGACCCGACTGTCAGTCCGAAGTGGCAGACGTGCCCATTCCGTCCCATATTTCGGCTGGATATATACGAGGGGTATAGTTAGCCTGTGCGTTTGAAATCTATTTGAGGTGTCAGTTTGGATCCATTTTTTCTACCGGTCACTACTGGTCCGTTGGTTCGGGCGTTTATgcctggctgtagatgctcttatgtcTCTACATCCACATGTACGTGTCGCATATATACGTGTGCGGCTGGAGATTCATACATGTCGCCTCCGACGCCGACCGGAGCAGAGGCCACCAATATATACGTACATACGTAGCTCTCGGCGCCAGTACGGGGCTGGGTTGCCATTGCACGGGCGCCGGTGCGGCGTCCCGGTCGTGATGGCACACCCAAACAACCACCGCGCACGAATGCCCGGCCTCCCGTCTCCACCCATACATGCACCGGCGAGGTGAGGCGAGGCGGCCACTCCATACATACCCTGCCACTGCATGCATGCGTAGCATATAATGGTGACCGCGTCGAGACCGTCGTGACCCAGCTAGCTAGCCATGGATCGCTATCCATCCAATCCAATGGTGAGTTTTGTCCGCGCACGAGCTGTATCCGGCGTCGGGAGGGATACGTTGATGATGTCTCCGAGCTACCTACCTGTATCCTGGTGCCCGGTGCATCCTGAATCATGCATGTACTGTACGTacgttttttttttgtgtgtgtcatATGAGCAGGGGGTCCGCGCGGGTGTAGACGAGGACCGCATTAGTCGTGGCTGCTGCTAGATACGCCCCAACCACCGCCCTGCGGCGCCTGtggggaggaaggaaggagacgaTCCAATGAACTGCCTTATCTAGCTCTGGTTCAAGGAATAATAAAATGAGCGGTCGTAATGGTCAGGAGCACGCTACTTTGTCTTTGTGTATGTATATGATGGAGTTGTATCCCACTTATTATACACCTCTCTATGTAGGAGCCTAATGTAGCCAGCGTAGTGGCCGGTGGGATCATTTTTTAAATAAAACATTCGGTCCATGCAAAGTAAAATACACTTCTCATGCAAAACCTAACCGAAAATGGTTGGACGCTGGCGGTTTCTTTGATGAAAAATGACAGAAAGCTCGTTGTTTTTAATGGCGAAAATCAATGGCAGGAAGCTTGATTTGTTCTGACGAACATGCCGTGATCTCCCCACTTGTGGGCAGACAGACAGCAAGGACAAAAGAGAGAAAAACTCCATCATGCACATCGCTAGCTCTTACGTCCCTACATCCACATATGGTACGTACATACTAGCACAATACTTGAATACATACGTGTGCAGCTGGCGGTTCACGTACATCCGTACATGGCGCCTCCGACGGCGACGGCATACGTAGCTCTCGGCGCCGGTACGGGCCGGGGCCGGGGTTGCACGGGCACCGGTGGGGCGTCCCGGTCGTGATGGCACCGCGAATCCCCGGCCTCCCGCCTCCATCCACCGGCGAGCGCGAGGCGGCGACCCCATACATACCCTGCCCCTGCATGCGTAGCATAGCATGCTTTTGTTTGTACGCACCGCGCGAGACCGTCGTTGCTATCCACTGATTTGTCCGCGCACGCGCCGTATCCGGCCCCGTCGCGACGCGCGTACGTCGATGATGCCTCCCTCCCAGCTACCTACCTGTGCTCCGGTTGCCGGTGCATCGTGTACATTCGTTCGTTGGTGTCATCTGAGCAGCAGAGGGTGAGGGTGCCGCCGGTGGTGTCATCtggagaaaaaaaaagaagaaactcGGCGGTGCCGGCATAGATACGCCTCCTGTGGTTGTGGGTGtggggaggaaggaaggagacgaTCCAATAAACCGGCTTATATATCTAGCTCCCATGGAAGGAATAAGATGGAGCGGTTGTAATGCTCAGGGGCACGCCACTTTGTGTTTGTGCATGTATGTATCCTACTTCATTCGGCTTTGTCTttcattcggcttttctttcttagGGATGATTCCGTTGCTTTAGTTAGTGCATTTGTCCGAGCGAACAAGTGACTCTTTTACTTAAAACAAGGCaaaaaatttgttattttcattgaTTGAGAAAAAAGAGTTTTTAAGGCACGCACCGCCACGGCGGCATAGAGCTAACGAATTACTCTCGCAGCATTATATTAGTCAAGTGCTTGGCACCCGCAAAAGACCAAAGTGACGCTTTCTCCTTTATTGTGCGAACTACCACCGACACTTGCGCTTCTTTATTTCTAAAGAGACACGCATTTCTTTCTTTCAAAAATCTCCCATCTAACAAGATGGATCAGGGAAGAGAGAGCCTTCTTTTGCCCGCGGGAGACCGTCGAGACCCAGCTAGCTAGCCATGCATGGATCGCTATCCATCCGTTGGTTTGTCCGCGCACGCGTCGTATGCGGCCCCGTCGGTGCAGCCTGAATCATGTGCCGTACGAATACGTTGGTGTCATATGAGCTTGGGTTGCGGGTGTAGACGAGGACCGCATTAGTCGTGGcgactagaaaaaagaagaaaactcAGTGGCGCTGGCCGCTGCTAGATACGCACGCCTCTACCACCGCCCTCTGCTGGCTGGCTGTGGGGAGGAACGAGACGGTCCAAAAGCATCTATAATCGCAACCTGCAAATCCGGCACCTCGAACGCACGCAAACGGATTCGTCCACACGCACTGGCTAGTCACGTCTTAAATGTTTCTCTCCACATCCACATCCCCATACCTTATATCCGGTATCCTATATATACATACTAAGCATGCAACATAAGAGCAACTCTAAGTGATCAAACAACGCACAATGAAATCGACATAAAACAAACAAGCAAATGCACATAAACAAACTGTATATCATCCAAAAGATCATCGGAGTTCATCGCCAAACAAGTTCTTAACTTGAACAACTAAAAATGATaaaaacagaggaggaggaggagcgtctTCACCACTTCCTCGCCGGGTCCTTCCCCTTCCGGTCTCCGGCGTAGCGGGACGCGTCCGCGATTGGCGAGGATCTTTGTCATCGGAGGAGGAGGTGAAGCTGTGGTCGTCACCGTCGCCGACGTCAGAATCGGAGTCACAGAGGACGATAGACCCCTTCATCCGGCGGACGGCCCTTTCCTGCTGCCGCTTTAACTTCGCGAGCCTAGACGCCTCCGCATGGTGCTTCGATTACTCTATGGCAAGTCGGAGTGTCTTTGCGTTCTTCTGTGTAGACGCGATCTTTGAGGTGATGATGCGATCTTGTACCTTTTTAATCGAAAAATGAGATCTTGAAAGTAATGTATAGCTAGCGTAGCGGCCAGTGAGATCATTTTTTTAATAGAAGAACATTCGGTCCATTCAAAGTAAAATACACATACACATAAACTTCTTCATTTTTGAATCATACACAAGCTATTTAACCTTCTTATACAATAGTCAACAGCTAAACGAAAATGGTTTCTAATGAAGAAAATTGACAAGAAAGCTCGTTCTTTTAATGAAGAAAATCAATGGCAGGAAGATTAATTTGCTCTGACGAACATGCCGTGATCTGCCGACCATACATCAACATGTAGTACGTACATACTAGCACAATACGTGAATACATACGTGTGTGGCTGGCGGTTCACGTACATGTCGCCCCCGACAGCGACGCCATACGTAGCTCTCCTCTCGCCGCTGTTACGGGGCCGGGTTGCAATGCACGGGCGCCGGTGGGGCGTCCTGGTCGTGATGGCACACCTAAACCACCGGCCTCCAGTGTCCACCATCCACCGGCGGCGAGCCCATCCCCTGCCCCTGCATGCGTAGCACCGTTTTGTTCCTACGCGCCGAGGCGGCGATCGCTATCCATCCATTGCCATTGGTTTGTCCGTGCACGCACGCGCCGTATCCGGCCCCGTCGATGATGCATTGCCATTGGTTTGCCAGCTACCTACCTGCAGAGTGCAGACTGTATCCCGGTTGCCGGTGCATCCTGCATCGTGTACGTACGTACGTTATCTCATCAGCAGAGAGGGTGTGGGTGCCGCGGGCAAGGACCGCATTATTAGTCGTGGCGAATATATAGAAAGAAGAAAGCTCCATCGGCTCCATCTTTATAAGTTGGGCCTCATCTCTGCTTGCTGGCTGTTCATCTCCCCACGTTCAGTACGTCTCCAACTCCAGGCGAGGAGTCCGTCCGTGCCGGCTTCACTCGGTGGGCTGCCGTTCTTCCTCGCCCCCATCGCCTCTCGGGTAAGTGAATCCTCCATCGCCGACAGCCGAGGCAGAGCTATGTGTGTTGAGATGANNNNNNNNNNNNNNNNNNNNNNNNNNNNNNNNNNNNNNNNNNNNNNNNNNNNNNNNNNNNNNNNNNNNNNNNNNNNNNNNNNNNNNNNNNNNNNNNNNNNNNNNNNNNNNNNNNNNNNNNNNNNNNNNNNNNNNNNNNNNNNNNNNNNNNNNNNNNNNNNNNNNNNNNNNNNNNNNNNNNNNNNNNNNNNNNNNNNNNNNNNNNNNNNNNNNNNNNNNNNNNNNNNNNNNNNNNNNNNNNNNNNNNNNNNNNNNNNNNNNNNNNNNNNNNNNNNNNNNNNNNNNNNNNNNNNNNNNNNNNNNNNNNNNNNNNNNNNNNNNNNNNNNNNNNNNNNNNNNNNNNNNNNNNNNNNNNNNNNNNNNNNNNNNNNNNNNNNNNNNNNNNNNNNNNNNNNNNNNNNNNNNNNNNNNNNNNNNNNNNNNNNNNNNNNNNNNNNNNNNNNNNNNNNNNNNNNNNNNNNNNNNNNNNNNNNNNNNNNNNNNcttattttttaaaaaataaaatggaAGGACTTGGATAGGAAATGGTTGACATCCTCGTGGAGAAGAAAACATGCCGTCACACCTCTCGTCACCGGTGATTTGTAGATCAGGTGCTTTTACCTCAAGATTTTGGCTATCGCCTCTGTAGCTAGCTCACTGCGAGACCtagagagagagggaaagagggaGGGATGGCACATGCATGTATGCCTAAATTAGCATCCCCGCGATAGGAGGAATACAATGCTAGCCTAGCAGGTAGAAACCACCGGGACCGGGTAATGTGccatgtcagcctgcatttgtgagATTCTCCTTGTTGCTGGAGCGGTTGGAGTACTCCATTGCTCTGCTCTTAAGGCTAACCATAGTGGGGTAACATAACCGGTATCATGAACTTGagactagcaaacatgcttatttggcagacaattaaagaagaaagagaaggttagagtaacataggtagatatatatcgtatcatgttaaatgctatgATACTTTGTgttatgcatggcaataaatatgatcatctatgatactacttcatGATACTATAGAGATAGtaccatacactagtatcatatgcatgatactagtatatgatactctccaataTGAGTAGCCTATTCCTTCTCTCCGCTCTTGAGATTTGAGGGAAGGCAAGAGCTTATTTATTACTACCTCCATCCAAAAATAAGtttattgtttatttattttttactCCCTCCATCTAAAAATAAGTGCCACACCGGGAAAACAACGCTGGCCAGATTCGCAGCACCCATCCGGGGGGGATCTGTTGCCGGTTGTATGTTCCGCCTGTGCCGCATGCTtgtgaaaacaaaacaaaattattAGTTGTAGTATATGCTTATAACGAAGAGGTTGCCTAGTTTGAACCGACACTTATTTTGAGATAGAGGGCGTATAAGATTAATCACCACAAGAAGGAGTACTATACAATGCCTAATCGAAACATATTAAGCAAGGGGGTCGTCGCCCGCCATGCCACCTGCCAGAACCTAGGAAAGCCCGCCGTCCAACATCAAACCGGCGTCGTGATCCCTCGATCCGCCACACCCAGACACGCACCGCCCTTTGGCCGAAGCCGTCGCCAGCAAAAGAAGGCTGCCTTCCTGGCAACCACAGCCACTACGCCACCAGCAATGTTGACCAGATCCGCAGCAACCAGCTGGAGCGGGGCCGCCACTCCATCCCTTCCCGCCGAGCAAAGATGTTGGGCTGA
This window encodes:
- the LOC119292333 gene encoding salt tolerance receptor-like cytoplasmic kinase 1, which translates into the protein MLLHRHKFPLLCCGCGGDGVATGVGPRGAAINDTNVQQSGGKGGARQLSWAQVEAMTSGFTSAVVGEGGFSTVYLARLAGSGSSQLAAVKVHRSSERLRRAFRQELDALLRVRHPHIVRLLAFCDQRDEGVLVLEFAPNGSLHDHLHGRDGDGSTKAAPAATMPWARRAAVALQVARALEYLHDRCEPQVVHGDVKASNVLLDAAMGARLCDFGSARAGFSASAAVAARPPRAVLGSPGYVDPHYLRSGVLTKKSDVYSLGVLLLELLTGTQPFSDGRLLTSAVAPMIKAGSCSCDDVRRLVDQRLGSRYDAAEAATVATLAAACVGDNPALRPSMADVVRTLEQISTAGRRSDGVTKP